The Haladaptatus cibarius D43 genome window below encodes:
- a CDS encoding GvpL/GvpF family gas vesicle protein, whose product MSSNRYVYGVVEKADFEFDADAVAGADRVYTVDYRSLSAVVSDIDTTDPERTDEDSKAHDEVLRQVLEHDDVGAVVPMQFGMAFKDNRTLKSVLRSAMRAFRKALREVDGHVELGVKLVADEDADYSRDSIREDVGERLSALAESETEDDLFSDRLVLNRSYLVAMDDREAFDDVVADVREEYDDLTVQYTGPWAPYNFVDIHIGAQR is encoded by the coding sequence ATGAGTTCGAACCGATACGTCTACGGAGTTGTCGAAAAGGCCGACTTCGAGTTTGATGCCGATGCGGTTGCTGGCGCAGACCGAGTGTATACCGTGGACTACCGGTCGCTTTCCGCGGTCGTCTCCGACATCGACACCACCGACCCCGAACGAACCGACGAGGACAGCAAAGCCCACGACGAGGTGCTTCGGCAAGTGCTCGAACACGACGACGTCGGCGCTGTCGTCCCGATGCAGTTCGGCATGGCGTTCAAGGACAACCGCACGCTGAAAAGTGTCCTCCGAAGCGCGATGCGAGCGTTCAGAAAAGCCCTCCGCGAAGTGGACGGCCACGTCGAACTCGGCGTCAAACTCGTCGCCGACGAAGACGCGGATTACTCGCGGGACAGCATCCGTGAGGACGTAGGAGAACGCCTCTCGGCGCTCGCAGAGAGCGAAACGGAAGACGACCTCTTCAGCGATCGCCTCGTCCTGAATCGCTCGTATCTCGTCGCGATGGACGACCGAGAAGCGTTCGATGACGTAGTCGCCGACGTGCGCGAGGAGTACGACGACCTCACCGTCCAGTACACTGGCCCGTGGGCACCGTACAACTTCGTGGACATCCACATCGGGGCACAGCGATGA
- a CDS encoding PRC-barrel domain containing protein, translating to MATTDSDSAITTAMATTQITDDDEGKKVVDQTGDDVGIVEEVRHGTAHINPSPGITDKVKSKLGWGDTGEDTYPLQEEMVDSITDDEVRLSQ from the coding sequence ATGGCGACTACTGATAGCGATAGCGCAATCACGACTGCGATGGCAACAACCCAAATCACGGACGACGACGAGGGGAAGAAGGTAGTAGACCAAACTGGCGACGACGTTGGCATCGTCGAGGAAGTCCGGCACGGAACGGCACACATCAATCCAAGTCCGGGCATCACTGACAAAGTGAAATCGAAACTCGGGTGGGGAGACACGGGCGAAGACACCTACCCACTGCAAGAAGAGATGGTGGACTCCATTACGGACGACGAAGTTCGCTTGAGCCAGTAG
- a CDS encoding gas vesicle protein K produces MTAIEIDEDDAGKGLISLVITVVELLVDALEREAVRRMEYDDLSPEEIERLGSQLMALEDELERLKESEGIERDVENLRGDLDDLLTDALVDVANREPGLEGFGD; encoded by the coding sequence ATGACGGCGATTGAGATCGACGAGGACGACGCGGGAAAAGGACTCATCTCGCTCGTCATCACGGTAGTCGAACTGCTGGTCGATGCGTTGGAGCGTGAGGCGGTTCGGCGAATGGAGTACGACGACCTTTCTCCGGAAGAAATCGAACGTCTCGGGTCGCAGTTGATGGCGTTGGAGGACGAACTCGAACGCCTCAAAGAGTCCGAAGGAATCGAGCGCGACGTCGAAAACCTTCGGGGCGATTTGGACGACCTGCTGACGGACGCGCTGGTCGATGTCGCCAACCGCGAACCCGGACTGGAGGGATTCGGTGACTGA
- a CDS encoding winged helix-turn-helix transcriptional regulator, which yields MNDDSGQLEMWCAGEDWCPITTTANLVGKKWHPVIVHRLLENGPLGFNALKEEVDGISSKVLSDSLGDLEQKRLVNRDIVSEKPVRVEYSLTQIGKSLQPVIFAMRDWGAEYLAPTEDKNSSVA from the coding sequence ATGAACGACGATTCCGGGCAGTTGGAGATGTGGTGTGCGGGCGAAGACTGGTGTCCGATCACCACGACGGCGAATCTCGTCGGAAAGAAGTGGCATCCCGTTATCGTCCACCGACTGCTCGAAAACGGCCCACTCGGATTCAACGCACTCAAAGAAGAGGTGGACGGCATTTCGAGCAAAGTTCTTTCCGACAGTTTGGGCGATTTAGAACAAAAACGGCTGGTCAACCGCGACATCGTGAGCGAGAAACCGGTTCGCGTCGAATACTCGCTGACACAGATTGGAAAATCTCTGCAACCCGTCATCTTCGCTATGCGCGACTGGGGAGCAGAGTACCTCGCACCCACGGAGGACAAAAATTCCTCCGTCGCGTAA
- the hflX gene encoding GTPase HflX has product MKAILTKRVDSGTAHTDELRDLTHAAGYEVAGELTQSREEDAAFQFGEGKVAELVQTVTATDAELVVFDNQLGPYQTYNLGQRLPDGTKVIDRFRLILEIFGQRAQTRKAQLQVELAELRYELPRVEAKTSLAKRDERPGFMGLGEYDESHEQDIKDQISRIKNELDAIANKEADRRQKRRESGFDLVALAGYTNAGKSTLLRQLSEELEIGANDDLHPDLDPTAESEDRLFTTLGTTTRKAAIDPRDVLVTDTVGFISDLPHWLVESFKSTLDAVYYADLVLLVVDVSEPIDEIREKLVTCHDTLYERNQAPIVTVLNKIDAVSDEELEEKRKALSALAPSPVAISGQAGTNIDELKRRIDIELPDWQFERLVMPMTDETMSVVSWVHDHGRVEDVTYTDDEVVVEFEARPSIVQQSRAKASDLTAVPSA; this is encoded by the coding sequence ATGAAAGCGATACTGACAAAACGAGTAGACTCAGGAACTGCCCACACGGACGAACTACGGGACTTGACCCACGCCGCTGGCTACGAAGTCGCTGGTGAACTCACACAGTCGCGTGAGGAGGACGCCGCGTTCCAGTTCGGCGAGGGAAAAGTCGCGGAACTCGTCCAGACCGTGACTGCAACGGACGCCGAGTTGGTCGTCTTCGACAACCAACTCGGCCCGTATCAGACCTACAACCTCGGGCAACGGTTACCGGATGGAACCAAAGTAATCGACCGGTTCCGACTCATCCTCGAAATCTTCGGCCAGCGCGCGCAGACGCGCAAAGCCCAGTTGCAGGTCGAGTTGGCCGAACTGCGGTACGAACTCCCGCGCGTCGAGGCGAAAACGAGTCTCGCAAAGCGCGACGAGCGACCGGGTTTCATGGGCCTCGGTGAGTACGACGAGAGTCACGAACAGGACATCAAAGACCAGATTAGCCGAATCAAAAACGAACTCGACGCCATCGCGAACAAGGAAGCAGACCGCAGGCAGAAACGGCGGGAGTCCGGGTTCGACCTCGTGGCACTCGCGGGCTACACCAACGCTGGAAAATCCACCCTTCTTCGACAGCTCTCGGAGGAGTTGGAAATCGGCGCGAACGACGACCTGCACCCAGATTTAGACCCGACCGCGGAGTCCGAAGATCGCCTGTTCACCACCCTCGGGACGACCACGCGAAAGGCGGCAATCGACCCTCGGGACGTGCTCGTCACGGACACGGTCGGGTTCATCAGCGACTTACCCCACTGGCTGGTCGAATCGTTCAAATCCACGCTGGATGCGGTGTACTACGCCGACCTCGTCCTGCTCGTCGTGGACGTGAGCGAACCGATAGACGAAATCCGCGAGAAACTCGTCACCTGTCACGACACATTATACGAGCGAAATCAGGCACCCATCGTCACGGTGCTGAACAAAATCGACGCCGTGAGCGACGAGGAACTCGAAGAAAAGCGCAAGGCGCTGTCCGCACTCGCGCCGAGTCCGGTGGCCATCAGCGGACAGGCGGGAACGAACATCGACGAACTGAAACGCCGCATCGACATCGAACTTCCCGATTGGCAGTTCGAACGGTTGGTCATGCCGATGACCGACGAAACGATGAGCGTCGTTTCGTGGGTTCACGACCACGGGCGCGTCGAAGATGTCACGTACACCGACGACGAGGTGGTCGTCGAGTTCGAGGCTCGACCATCAATTGTCCAACAATCGCGGGCAAAAGCGAGCGATTTGACGGCAGTTCCGTCGGCTTAA
- the gvpM gene encoding gas vesicle protein GvpM, with protein MNPTKDDHAVVDLLDVLLRDGAIIQADVVITVADIPLVGLSLRAAIAGMSTMTDYGYFEEWDAVQRKLAEAPDDHPLLPGKD; from the coding sequence ATGAACCCGACGAAAGACGACCACGCCGTCGTGGATTTGCTTGATGTGCTCCTTCGGGATGGGGCCATCATCCAAGCGGACGTGGTCATCACGGTTGCGGATATTCCGTTAGTCGGCCTGAGCCTCCGCGCCGCAATCGCTGGGATGTCCACGATGACCGACTACGGCTACTTCGAGGAGTGGGATGCGGTACAGCGCAAACTCGCCGAGGCACCCGACGACCATCCACTACTTCCCGGGAAGGACTAA
- a CDS encoding bifunctional ADP-dependent NAD(P)H-hydrate dehydratase/NAD(P)H-hydrate epimerase — protein MITADRMTAVDRNAEALGVPRKQLMESSGNAIAREVREIADRGEKIVVVAGRGNNGGDAFVAVRFLQEYDVTVRLLGRAETIGTDIARENWEALQRSEYDTTEVTDSKNLDLPDCDLVLDAMLGTGVTGALRESEATAAEQINDSDAAVLAVDVPSGINADTGDAEGTAVKADRVVTFHETKPGLSGLDCDVTVADIGIPSAAETFVGPGDLHGVRGNVGGRVFVIGGGPYTGAPALAGQSALRAGADLSFVAAPDTVAGEIQGYAEDLIVQPYEGDRLTPEQVDGLVETAESYDDTVVLGPGLGNAGETIEATVQFLESFSGRAVVDADALPAIPDLDTEATLVCTPNSKELAELGGPEAENLRDVTDEIETLADDLGHVVLAKGATDVISDGGRTRVVRTGNTGMKVGGTGDVLAGVVAGLFGTTDAFDSACVGSYVNGRAGDLLYDEYGEGLLASDMLETVPRAIWGDDDE, from the coding sequence ATGATTACCGCAGACAGGATGACCGCGGTTGACCGAAACGCCGAGGCGCTCGGTGTGCCGCGCAAGCAGTTGATGGAGTCGAGCGGCAACGCCATCGCCCGCGAAGTGCGGGAAATCGCCGACCGCGGCGAGAAAATCGTCGTCGTCGCAGGTCGGGGCAACAACGGCGGAGACGCCTTCGTCGCGGTTCGATTTTTGCAGGAGTACGATGTGACAGTCCGCCTGCTCGGGCGCGCCGAAACCATCGGCACGGACATCGCCCGCGAAAACTGGGAAGCCCTCCAACGGTCGGAGTACGACACGACGGAGGTGACCGACTCCAAAAACCTCGACTTGCCCGACTGTGATCTCGTCCTGGATGCCATGCTCGGAACCGGCGTTACCGGGGCGCTCCGCGAATCGGAAGCGACCGCCGCCGAGCAAATCAACGACTCCGACGCGGCCGTTCTCGCGGTTGACGTGCCGTCCGGAATCAACGCGGATACCGGAGATGCGGAGGGAACCGCGGTCAAAGCAGACCGCGTCGTCACCTTCCACGAAACGAAACCCGGACTCTCGGGTTTGGACTGCGACGTGACAGTTGCCGACATCGGAATCCCATCCGCCGCGGAGACGTTCGTCGGCCCGGGTGACCTTCACGGCGTTCGGGGCAACGTGGGTGGCCGCGTGTTCGTCATCGGCGGGGGCCCGTACACGGGCGCACCAGCACTCGCGGGGCAGTCTGCATTGCGGGCGGGAGCAGACCTCTCGTTCGTCGCCGCACCCGACACCGTGGCGGGCGAAATTCAGGGGTACGCAGAAGACCTCATCGTCCAACCCTACGAGGGCGACCGACTCACGCCCGAGCAGGTCGATGGACTGGTTGAAACGGCGGAATCCTACGACGACACGGTCGTCCTCGGGCCGGGACTGGGGAACGCGGGGGAAACCATCGAAGCCACGGTTCAGTTCCTCGAATCGTTTTCGGGTCGAGCGGTCGTCGATGCCGACGCGCTTCCCGCGATTCCCGATCTCGATACGGAAGCCACGCTGGTCTGCACGCCGAACAGCAAGGAACTCGCGGAGTTGGGCGGCCCGGAGGCCGAAAATCTGCGCGATGTTACCGACGAAATCGAAACGCTCGCGGACGACCTCGGCCACGTCGTGCTGGCGAAAGGTGCGACCGACGTGATTTCGGACGGCGGGCGGACGCGAGTCGTCCGAACTGGAAATACGGGAATGAAAGTCGGCGGAACGGGCGACGTACTCGCCGGAGTCGTCGCGGGACTGTTCGGAACCACCGACGCCTTCGATTCCGCCTGCGTCGGTTCCTATGTCAACGGACGGGCGGGCGATTTGCTGTACGACGAATACGGCGAGGGCTTGCTCGCATCCGATATGTTGGAGACGGTTCCCCGCGCAATCTGGGGTGACGACGATGAATGA
- a CDS encoding DUF7331 family protein: MTPSKHEADDSRDGRDDDRYAELEVQDDAVLIYDRKKNTAWIRSNGAVALSSMI; the protein is encoded by the coding sequence ATGACCCCGAGCAAGCACGAAGCAGACGATTCCCGAGACGGCCGGGACGACGACCGATACGCCGAACTGGAAGTCCAAGACGACGCGGTCTTGATCTACGACCGAAAGAAAAACACCGCGTGGATTCGCTCGAACGGGGCTGTAGCGCTTTCTTCGATGATTTAA
- a CDS encoding FUN14 domain-containing protein encodes MQLGIEPQQLGLEFGGGAFIGGIIGFAAKKVAKLIAVIVGLELALFKFLESRGIMSVDWDKLSAGMLKSTEAAQSGAPPSWVTTLLSTLSVSAGFVGGFMLGFRKG; translated from the coding sequence ATGCAACTCGGGATAGAGCCACAACAACTCGGACTGGAGTTCGGGGGCGGTGCCTTCATCGGCGGCATCATCGGTTTCGCCGCGAAGAAGGTCGCCAAACTCATCGCCGTCATCGTCGGCCTCGAGCTCGCCCTGTTCAAGTTTCTCGAATCGCGCGGAATCATGTCTGTCGATTGGGACAAGCTCTCGGCTGGAATGCTCAAATCGACCGAGGCCGCACAGAGCGGCGCGCCGCCGTCGTGGGTTACGACCCTCCTCTCGACGCTCTCCGTGAGCGCCGGATTCGTCGGCGGTTTCATGCTCGGTTTTAGAAAAGGGTAG
- the gvpJ gene encoding gas vesicle protein GvpJ: MRETGPTRSQSDLAEMLELLLDKGVVINADIVVTVGETELLGVKLRAAIASFETAAQYGLEFPEGTDMERVNEAAGVEELAETETVPVEASSDDSEEESTDSEEDADETEAEEEATQTAEAENDGD; this comes from the coding sequence ATGCGTGAAACCGGGCCGACGCGTAGTCAGTCCGACCTCGCGGAAATGCTCGAACTACTGCTGGACAAGGGGGTCGTCATCAACGCCGACATCGTCGTGACGGTCGGGGAAACCGAACTGCTCGGCGTGAAACTCCGGGCCGCCATCGCGTCGTTCGAGACGGCCGCGCAGTACGGACTCGAATTCCCGGAGGGAACCGACATGGAACGCGTCAACGAGGCCGCAGGCGTGGAAGAACTCGCCGAGACGGAAACCGTCCCCGTCGAAGCGAGCAGTGACGACTCCGAGGAAGAATCGACAGACAGCGAGGAAGACGCTGACGAGACAGAAGCCGAGGAAGAAGCCACGCAGACCGCGGAGGCGGAGAATGACGGCGATTGA
- the gvpA gene encoding gas vesicle protein GvpA has protein sequence MTREEPNTSNFAEVLDRILDKGIVIDLWARIAIVGLELITVEARIVVASIDTFLHYCAEIGTIESGEIAAEDVPSDVPRREAVPA, from the coding sequence ATGACACGAGAGGAACCGAACACTTCGAACTTCGCAGAGGTACTGGACAGAATCCTCGACAAGGGAATCGTCATTGACCTGTGGGCGCGCATCGCCATCGTCGGACTCGAACTGATTACCGTCGAAGCGCGCATCGTTGTCGCGTCGATAGATACGTTTCTGCACTACTGTGCGGAAATCGGTACAATCGAGAGCGGCGAAATCGCCGCCGAAGATGTGCCGAGCGATGTCCCACGGCGAGAGGCAGTTCCCGCCTAG
- the gvpA gene encoding gas vesicle protein GvpA, with protein sequence MVQAGPDTSSLADVLDRILDKGVVIDVWARISVVGIEVLTVEARVVVASVDTFLHYAKEMSRIEQATASDDVSLEEVEVAPS encoded by the coding sequence ATGGTACAAGCAGGACCTGACACCTCCAGTCTCGCGGACGTTCTAGACCGAATCCTCGACAAAGGCGTCGTCATCGACGTGTGGGCACGCATCTCCGTCGTCGGCATCGAAGTGCTGACGGTCGAAGCGCGTGTCGTCGTCGCATCTGTGGACACGTTCCTCCACTATGCGAAGGAAATGTCGAGGATAGAGCAAGCAACGGCATCCGACGATGTCAGCCTCGAAGAAGTCGAGGTCGCACCGTCATAA
- the moaC gene encoding cyclic pyranopterin monophosphate synthase MoaC has translation MNEDSPDDETTDETLTHTDDSGEVQMVNVGEKPDTSRRAVAEGEIHLQPSTIEAIRDNDVKKGDVLATARIGAVQAVKHTWETIPMCHQIPITNVDTDFAVHDDHVVLTVAVETTGKTGCEMEALEGVTTGLNVVWDMVKAAEKNADGNYPDTAIRNVRVVEKVKKAVSG, from the coding sequence ATGAATGAGGATTCACCAGACGACGAAACGACCGACGAAACCCTGACGCACACCGACGATTCTGGCGAGGTGCAGATGGTGAACGTGGGCGAGAAACCGGACACTTCGCGCCGAGCGGTCGCGGAGGGAGAGATTCACCTTCAGCCATCGACCATCGAAGCCATTCGGGACAACGACGTGAAAAAGGGCGACGTGCTGGCGACCGCGCGAATCGGCGCTGTGCAGGCGGTCAAACACACGTGGGAGACGATTCCGATGTGTCACCAGATACCGATTACGAACGTGGACACCGATTTCGCCGTCCATGACGACCACGTCGTGCTGACCGTTGCTGTCGAGACGACCGGAAAAACCGGCTGTGAGATGGAAGCGTTGGAGGGCGTCACGACCGGACTGAACGTCGTCTGGGATATGGTAAAAGCCGCGGAAAAGAACGCGGATGGAAACTATCCCGACACCGCGATTCGGAACGTTCGAGTGGTAGAGAAGGTAAAGAAGGCCGTCTCAGGATAG
- the gvpG gene encoding gas vesicle protein GvpG, with the protein MILVDDLLFRPLVSIADVLHSLAVDEMYDVEGVQDELKETHLLYEIGELSHEEYERKKATLEERLEIAEDAHERLRSGKVEVKR; encoded by the coding sequence ATGATTCTCGTGGACGATTTGCTGTTCAGGCCGCTCGTGTCCATCGCGGACGTGCTCCACTCGCTGGCAGTGGACGAAATGTACGACGTCGAAGGAGTACAGGACGAACTCAAGGAGACGCACCTGTTGTACGAAATCGGCGAGTTGTCGCACGAGGAGTACGAACGGAAGAAGGCGACGCTCGAAGAGCGGCTCGAAATCGCGGAAGACGCTCACGAACGATTGCGGAGCGGGAAAGTCGAGGTAAAACGATAA
- the gvpH gene encoding gas vesicle protein GvpH, with protein sequence MGLINRLARLANALAEDSTTRTHTGEIGGTGGRISYAVSLGPAESERPRQRTYRPKYLTDVRKEKDDLVVAIDLPGVSEDDLSVTFDDETNIVEIREEERPIKRLGLRWEDVVIEKATYNNQILELRIGGDTQDG encoded by the coding sequence ATGGGACTCATCAACCGACTGGCTCGATTGGCGAACGCGCTGGCAGAAGACAGCACGACCAGAACACACACCGGCGAAATCGGTGGTACCGGCGGGCGAATCAGCTATGCTGTGTCGCTCGGCCCCGCCGAGTCGGAGCGCCCCCGCCAGCGAACGTACCGCCCGAAATATCTGACCGACGTTCGGAAAGAAAAAGACGACCTCGTCGTTGCAATCGACCTTCCGGGAGTGTCGGAGGACGACCTTTCGGTCACGTTCGACGACGAGACGAACATAGTAGAAATCCGGGAGGAAGAACGGCCGATAAAACGGCTCGGACTTCGGTGGGAGGACGTCGTCATCGAGAAAGCGACGTACAACAACCAGATACTCGAACTACGAATCGGGGGGGACACGCAGGATGGATAG
- the gvpL gene encoding gas vesicle protein GvpL — protein sequence MTEQVEEFEVGRYLYCVVAVGENGSDDSFSMSGIDGEPVTVLTENGVGAVVQECESPYDTDDLETVRDWLLTHQEVVDTAGQTFGTPLPFRFDTILKGDDERVRTWIADQQDTLESHLAEFEGHWEYRVGVAWDEERVRDELESEDEELADLRERIDDSEEGTAFLLEKQYDTRIRDLRQARKESLTNRLRESLEPLVREFDVLDSNSGVLGDGASDEVVQVAFLAHEERETDIGEMLDDIAADPGVEVRFTGPWPPYSFAPELEA from the coding sequence GTGACTGAGCAAGTTGAAGAGTTCGAAGTCGGGCGCTACCTCTACTGCGTGGTCGCGGTAGGCGAAAACGGCTCGGACGATTCGTTTTCCATGTCGGGAATTGACGGCGAACCCGTAACCGTCCTCACCGAAAACGGCGTCGGGGCAGTCGTGCAGGAGTGCGAGTCGCCCTACGACACGGACGACTTGGAGACGGTACGCGACTGGTTGCTGACCCATCAGGAGGTCGTGGACACCGCGGGACAGACTTTCGGAACGCCGCTTCCGTTCCGTTTCGACACGATTCTCAAAGGCGACGACGAGCGCGTTCGGACGTGGATAGCCGACCAGCAGGACACGCTCGAAAGTCATCTTGCCGAGTTCGAAGGCCACTGGGAGTATCGCGTCGGCGTGGCGTGGGACGAAGAACGGGTTCGGGACGAACTCGAATCCGAGGACGAGGAACTGGCCGACCTGCGCGAACGAATCGACGATTCGGAGGAAGGAACCGCCTTCCTGCTCGAAAAGCAGTACGACACCCGAATCCGTGACCTTCGACAGGCGCGCAAGGAGTCGCTAACGAACCGCCTTCGTGAGAGCCTCGAACCGCTGGTTCGGGAGTTCGACGTGTTGGATTCGAACAGTGGCGTTCTCGGCGATGGCGCGTCCGACGAAGTGGTACAGGTCGCGTTCCTCGCGCACGAGGAACGCGAAACCGACATCGGGGAGATGCTGGACGACATCGCGGCAGACCCGGGTGTCGAAGTGCGGTTTACCGGGCCGTGGCCGCCCTACTCGTTCGCGCCGGAGTTAGAGGCATGA
- the gvpO gene encoding gas vesicle protein GvpO, with protein sequence MSEQANEGNDEFDDVLSRLENAVEESRGDESSKRAKRDEKSERLTPSGELDIRGARDVGRTVAGSLTDSPLDGVVEVEHLGEEGWRVVAEVVERNSIPDTQDILGRYVISLDATGNVEGYGRAGRYRRSSFDHQRDAIAADER encoded by the coding sequence ATGAGCGAACAAGCAAACGAAGGAAACGACGAGTTCGACGACGTGCTTTCTCGCCTCGAAAACGCTGTCGAGGAGTCCCGGGGGGACGAGTCCTCGAAACGCGCGAAAAGAGATGAGAAGTCGGAACGGCTCACACCGAGCGGCGAATTAGACATTCGTGGTGCGAGGGACGTAGGGCGAACCGTCGCGGGGTCGTTGACTGATTCGCCGCTTGACGGCGTCGTGGAAGTCGAACACCTCGGTGAAGAAGGCTGGCGCGTCGTCGCCGAAGTCGTCGAGCGAAATTCGATTCCGGACACGCAGGACATTCTCGGGAGATACGTCATCAGTCTCGACGCGACGGGGAACGTCGAAGGATACGGGCGCGCCGGACGCTACCGGCGGTCGAGCTTCGACCACCAGCGCGACGCGATTGCCGCCGATGAACGCTGA
- a CDS encoding DUF2209 family protein: MDISGRHEEDGEYLMVAAAVHATVGTTRVQSIRGVGFSVSHERPTLSAITELVADAVSDLPEPADGPVVAERGEFYEEPDWMVEQHFEPEFKYVESIAERETVQAAHHAAYAARKLLL, translated from the coding sequence ATCGACATCAGCGGCCGTCACGAGGAAGACGGCGAGTACCTGATGGTAGCCGCCGCCGTCCACGCAACCGTCGGAACGACGCGCGTTCAGAGCATTCGGGGGGTGGGGTTTTCGGTCAGTCACGAGCGACCGACGCTTTCGGCCATTACGGAACTCGTTGCAGATGCAGTCAGTGACCTCCCGGAACCGGCAGACGGCCCGGTCGTCGCCGAGCGCGGCGAGTTTTACGAAGAACCCGACTGGATGGTCGAACAGCATTTCGAACCTGAATTTAAGTACGTAGAGAGCATAGCTGAACGTGAAACCGTGCAGGCCGCACACCACGCCGCGTACGCCGCCCGCAAACTACTCCTATGA
- the gvpO gene encoding gas vesicle protein GvpO, halophile-type yields MSEVEQCRALTEDGERCSRPAQDDGFCHQHDSSDETIDSADESAESDDGQNDDTQDDGDAHEENDVSQETEQSDEETESDSTTENAEQNGEFDVMAVRGTIEDVASDLVGHPLDGIIEISEDDDGWQVVVEMVERSSIPDTQDILGQYAVSLDESGNVTGYRLRERYRRGDDREQ; encoded by the coding sequence ATGTCGGAAGTAGAGCAGTGCCGGGCACTCACCGAGGACGGCGAGCGGTGCTCTCGTCCGGCACAAGACGACGGTTTTTGTCACCAGCACGATTCAAGCGACGAGACGATAGACTCTGCTGATGAAAGCGCGGAGAGCGACGATGGCCAAAACGACGATACCCAAGACGATGGTGATGCACACGAGGAAAACGACGTGAGCCAAGAAACTGAACAGAGCGACGAAGAGACGGAGTCCGACAGCACGACGGAAAACGCGGAGCAGAATGGCGAGTTCGACGTGATGGCCGTCAGGGGAACGATAGAGGACGTTGCCAGCGACCTCGTCGGCCATCCACTTGACGGAATCATCGAAATAAGCGAGGACGACGACGGTTGGCAAGTTGTGGTCGAGATGGTCGAACGAAGTTCGATTCCGGACACGCAGGACATCCTCGGTCAGTATGCGGTGTCGCTGGACGAATCTGGAAACGTAACCGGCTATCGACTGCGAGAACGATATCGGCGAGGAGACGACCGAGAACAGTAA